A region from the Geobacter benzoatilyticus genome encodes:
- a CDS encoding type II toxin-antitoxin system Phd/YefM family antitoxin: MKPISVTNDIIPIAEFKSGISRWFKDLQKSGHPLIITQNGKPAGVLLSPDDYDELVYKKSFLDSVARGIADAESGKTYSADEIRATLAARRSNG, from the coding sequence ATGAAACCCATCTCGGTCACAAACGATATAATCCCCATTGCCGAGTTCAAGTCCGGCATCTCAAGGTGGTTCAAGGACCTTCAGAAATCGGGACATCCCCTGATTATCACGCAGAACGGCAAGCCGGCCGGAGTGCTGCTGTCGCCGGACGACTACGACGAGTTGGTGTACAAGAAATCGTTTCTCGATTCCGTTGCCAGGGGAATCGCCGATGCTGAGAGCGGAAAGACTTACAGCGCCGATGAAATCAGGGCGACCCTGGCCGCCAGAAGAAGCAATGGATAA
- a CDS encoding Fic family protein, which yields MTTKMTYEKTHPWINFHLNLQRIPSSVWVALGEAQSKCEHISGVPLRPATARELHQIYLAKGVLATTAIEGNTLSEEEALKRVKGDLKLPPSKEYLGQELDNIIDACNEIADRLFNGCDVAITVDEIKEFNKAVLRKLPLGDDVTPGEFRAHSVGVGSYRAAPAQDCRYLMDRYVQWLNETLVPFDSNIIAFNIIKSIVAHVYFAWIHPFADGNGRTARLIEFKILLCSGVPLPSAQLLTNHYNQTRHQYYLELDRASKSGGDLIPFIQYAVQGYVDGLREQVTTIRHQQFDVAWRNYVHEFFKDQNTPADVRRRHLVLDLSRKEGVIPLSEITEVSHRVSSAYVGKTKRTIERDINFLVNADLVVKTRRGVRAKTEEILAFLPARRIEESVST from the coding sequence ATGACAACAAAAATGACATATGAGAAGACACATCCTTGGATTAACTTTCATCTTAACCTCCAACGAATTCCTTCTTCAGTTTGGGTCGCCTTGGGTGAAGCACAGTCCAAATGTGAACACATCTCAGGTGTGCCGTTACGTCCTGCAACCGCTCGTGAACTGCACCAAATTTATCTCGCTAAAGGCGTATTGGCCACAACCGCTATTGAAGGCAATACACTTTCCGAAGAGGAGGCTCTGAAGCGCGTCAAGGGTGATCTCAAACTGCCACCTTCAAAGGAATATCTGGGTCAGGAACTGGATAATATCATTGATGCCTGCAATGAAATCGCGGATCGCTTGTTTAACGGCTGTGATGTTGCAATCACTGTCGACGAGATTAAAGAATTTAACAAGGCAGTATTACGTAAGCTACCTTTGGGTGACGATGTTACACCCGGTGAGTTCCGCGCACACTCGGTAGGGGTAGGCAGTTACCGCGCGGCCCCTGCTCAAGACTGTCGTTATTTGATGGATCGGTATGTCCAATGGCTAAACGAGACGCTAGTCCCGTTTGACAGCAATATAATCGCATTCAATATCATTAAGTCTATTGTAGCTCATGTCTATTTTGCATGGATTCACCCCTTCGCGGATGGAAACGGCAGAACTGCCCGTTTGATTGAATTCAAAATTCTCTTATGCTCCGGGGTTCCTTTGCCCTCCGCTCAACTATTAACCAACCACTATAATCAGACTCGACACCAGTACTACTTAGAGTTGGATAGGGCGAGTAAATCGGGAGGCGATCTCATCCCTTTCATCCAGTATGCCGTTCAAGGCTACGTTGATGGCCTTCGTGAGCAGGTGACTACAATTCGGCATCAGCAGTTCGATGTCGCTTGGCGCAACTATGTCCACGAATTTTTCAAGGACCAGAACACGCCGGCTGATGTAAGACGTAGACACTTGGTTTTGGACCTCTCCCGTAAGGAGGGGGTCATACCTTTGAGCGAGATAACAGAGGTCAGTCACCGCGTCTCTTCTGCCTACGTTGGTAAGACTAAACGGACCATCGAACGAGACATAAATTTCCTAGTTAATGCAGATTTGGTAGTAAAAACGAGGCGTGGCGTCAGGGCAAAGACCGAGGAAATCCTCGCTTTCTTACCAGCTCGCAGAATCGAAGAATCGGTATCTACATAA
- the trpB gene encoding tryptophan synthase subunit beta: protein MKFPDKQGHFGQFGGRYVPETLMPALLELEKAYNHYKHDREFKEEFDYYLRQYVGRPNPLYYAEKLTKKLGGAKIYLKREDLNHTGAHKVNNTIGQGLLAKRMGKKRVIAETGAGQHGVATATIAALFGMECEVFMGEEDTRRQALNVFRMKLLGAKVTPVTAGTATLKDAMNEALRNWVTNVHNTFYVIGTVAGPHPYPAMVRDFQAIIGREAKAQHKKVEGRLPDVLVACVGGGSNALGLFYPFLKDEGVRIIGVEAAGHGIASGAHAAPLCAGKVGVLHGNKTYLLQDEFGQISNAHSVSAGLDYPGVGPEHSWLKDSGRAEYVSVTDDEALAAFSLLTREEGIMPALESSHAIAQVVKLAPTLPKEQTIVVCLSGRGDKDIHTVADVMGVSFQ from the coding sequence ATGAAATTTCCCGACAAGCAGGGCCACTTCGGCCAATTCGGCGGCCGGTACGTGCCGGAGACGCTCATGCCGGCGCTCCTGGAACTGGAGAAGGCCTACAACCACTACAAGCACGACCGCGAGTTCAAGGAGGAGTTCGACTACTACCTCCGGCAGTACGTGGGGCGCCCCAATCCCCTCTACTATGCCGAAAAGCTCACGAAGAAGCTGGGCGGCGCGAAAATTTACCTGAAGCGGGAGGACCTGAACCATACCGGCGCCCACAAGGTGAACAACACCATCGGCCAGGGGCTACTGGCCAAGCGGATGGGGAAGAAGCGGGTCATCGCCGAGACCGGCGCGGGGCAGCACGGGGTGGCAACGGCCACCATCGCGGCCCTCTTCGGCATGGAGTGCGAGGTGTTCATGGGCGAGGAGGATACCCGGCGCCAGGCCCTGAACGTCTTCCGGATGAAGCTCCTGGGGGCAAAGGTCACGCCGGTGACCGCCGGTACCGCTACCCTCAAGGACGCCATGAACGAGGCGCTGCGCAACTGGGTGACCAATGTTCACAATACCTTTTATGTGATCGGTACCGTGGCGGGGCCCCATCCCTATCCTGCCATGGTGCGCGATTTCCAGGCGATAATCGGCAGGGAGGCCAAGGCTCAGCATAAAAAGGTGGAAGGTCGGCTCCCCGACGTGCTTGTGGCCTGCGTTGGCGGCGGCAGCAACGCCCTGGGGCTCTTTTACCCGTTCCTGAAGGATGAGGGGGTGCGGATAATAGGCGTGGAAGCGGCGGGGCACGGCATCGCTTCCGGCGCCCATGCGGCACCGCTCTGCGCCGGGAAGGTGGGAGTTCTCCACGGCAACAAGACCTATCTCCTCCAGGACGAGTTCGGGCAGATAAGCAATGCCCACTCCGTCTCCGCCGGTCTCGATTACCCCGGTGTCGGTCCCGAGCATTCCTGGCTGAAGGATTCAGGGCGCGCCGAGTATGTTTCGGTCACCGATGATGAGGCCCTGGCGGCGTTTTCGCTCCTGACGCGGGAGGAGGGGATCATGCCGGCGCTGGAGTCGTCCCATGCCATAGCCCAGGTGGTGAAGCTTGCCCCGACGCTGCCTAAGGAGCAGACGATCGTTGTTTGCCTCTCCGGCCGGGGGGACAAGGATATCCACACTGTGGCGGACGTCATGGGGGTAAGTTTTCAGTAG
- a CDS encoding ADP-ribose-binding protein has product MIEATGNIWAHLGDSIICITTNGHLTKKGEAVLGRGCARQAMERFPDLPARLGALLSEGGNHVHAIGDGLVSFPVEESPWANPDLRLIRRSAEELRMLADREGWTRIIVPRPGCGGGGLEWQDVRPLLADILDDRFTVIAIP; this is encoded by the coding sequence ATGATAGAAGCTACCGGCAACATCTGGGCTCATCTCGGAGACTCGATCATCTGCATCACCACCAACGGCCACCTGACAAAGAAGGGGGAGGCCGTTCTGGGGCGCGGTTGCGCCCGGCAGGCCATGGAGCGGTTCCCTGATTTGCCGGCGCGTCTCGGTGCGTTGCTGTCCGAAGGGGGGAACCACGTCCACGCCATCGGCGACGGCCTTGTCAGCTTTCCCGTGGAGGAGAGCCCGTGGGCAAATCCCGATCTGCGGCTCATCCGGCGGTCTGCGGAAGAGCTGCGGATGCTTGCGGACCGCGAGGGGTGGACCCGCATCATCGTCCCCCGCCCCGGATGCGGCGGTGGCGGCCTGGAGTGGCAGGATGTGCGGCCGCTCCTGGCGGATATCCTTGACGACCGGTTTACGGTGATCGCTATCCCTTGA
- a CDS encoding type II toxin-antitoxin system RelE/ParE family toxin, which produces MKIRWTHEALEQLIEIEEFISKDSAGRAASFVERIIEHVEDSLPENPRVGRIVPEIANPDIRELIFRKYRIVYRLTESVIEILSVFEGHRLLRIDELE; this is translated from the coding sequence ATGAAGATCAGATGGACCCACGAAGCCCTTGAGCAACTGATCGAAATCGAGGAGTTCATTTCAAAAGACAGCGCCGGAAGGGCCGCGTCTTTTGTCGAGCGGATCATTGAACACGTCGAGGATTCCTTGCCTGAAAACCCCCGGGTGGGAAGGATTGTCCCTGAAATCGCCAATCCCGACATACGGGAACTGATATTCAGGAAATATCGAATTGTCTACCGGCTTACGGAAAGCGTTATTGAAATACTATCCGTTTTTGAAGGCCACCGATTGCTGCGCATTGACGAACTAGAATAA